DNA sequence from the Larus michahellis chromosome Z, bLarMic1.1, whole genome shotgun sequence genome:
TCCTGCCTGGGGTGAGACGCAGGGACGGCCCTCGTGCCAAAGGATTTCACCAAGGACCTTAGGCAAGGAAAGGCTACGGGAGCGTCGTCTCCTTTTGCTCGGTTAGGAAACATCTCCTTGGTGGAGAGAAAGCGGAAAGCCTGAGGAAGGCCTCAGCCTGCGAAAGGCAGAAGTTGGCACCTTTGAGGGGGCCTCTGAAACGACATTGCTCTGCACCAGACTAACGGCCgcatccctctgctctgtttctcagttttctgctttaatttttattgaggGAAGAAGGTCTACACAGGTGTCTGGCCGACGGCCTTCCTTCCCACGATCTTCCCATGCACTTGCACTCGATAAATGCAGGTGTATCCTGGTTTTCCCCAGTTGCTCCGTATGCCAAGTTTCAGAAACCGAAAGCCTCTGGGAATCCCATTCTGCAAAGAAACCGTGGCAAAAAGCAGCGTTACTCCGGGGTGTAAAGAGTGAGAGCAGGCTCTGTGCGTCTTCCTCTGACCGCCCGGCCTCTGCCCCgggcccttctcccctcccctcctcccacgcAGGCGGCAAAGGACCCCTGTGCCCCTGCAGAGCAAACGCCCGGCCTCGGGGAGGTGGCGGGCAGCCGTGGAAACCTGCGGCTCGCTGGTGCCAGGGAAGCAGGGCCCAGGGAAAGTCCTGCTGCCAGGGCAAGGTGCTGGGCATCCGCCCTGCCACCGCCTGCCCggcggctgcagctggggagctgcagggtccAACACAGACATGGGGCTGatctgctcttccttctgcttttgcctCCCTGACGGATGCCACTCTTCCCCCGCATCCCACCCATGGTTCTCTCGGCCACGGTCAggcccctgtcccagcagggaccGTCTGCACTTCTTCTGCAAGCGGCTTGCTGGCCAACCGGCGTTGCTGCCCTGGCCTCTTGCCCAGACGCACACACTGTACCTGCAGAGGGAAGGTCTGATTTGGCCCTTTCTGCAAAGTGTAAGTGAATGTCCCCAGCAGAGTTTCTTGCTCGCCTTCCTCATCCAGTCCCTTGGAGATAAAGCACAGGGGAGGAAGTCAGTCGTGACCCGAGCACCAGGAAACACTCATGCCAGACCCGTGCCCGTCATCTGCACCCCACTCCTGCGGCTCCAGTGCGGTCTGGCGCAGGATGCGGTGGGGCTGAGTGTCCTCCTTGTGTGTTGCTCAGGGGCCCGGAGGTGCTGGGCCAAAAGGTGCTGAGGGAGCCTTAGGAGGGGTGATACCACCCGGCACGTCCCTTGAAATGTCCCCTCAGGGAACGGCAGAATCTCGGCAGATGCGCAGAGAGCAGCAAGTCCCCGTTAGAGCTTTTGCCCGCGGCCAGGTCCCAACCCCCAGTGCCCGGCAGAGACTTACAGAGACAGTGAAATCTCGGGGGGCACTGCTGACAGTCCCCAGCGCAGAGGCCATCTTTGCGGTGTGCTGTATGGTTATGGCTATTGGTGTTATTTGTGTGGGCAACCGGATCAGCACCTCGCTCCAAGACCCTTGGAAAGGCCAGCAGTATCCCGGCAAAGCATCCAGCTGAAAGCAAGAGCACAGAATGTGAGGGTGTGATGGGAACACGACGATGTAGTAGAGCCCGTGTGCTCCCGTGGAGCCAGGAGCACAGGCGGCACTGCCCCtgtgggctgtgcttgtgctcGAAACGAATGGCATGTTGGGAGGCggacaggagctctgcagccagcagctctgcagcctcccaccccctccactgcccccgtGGGAGAGGGACAATcagagctgtggcagggaaaTGGCGTCCCGAAGGAGAAGTATCTTCACCCAGCAGGGaccagggagggtgggcaggaagCTCAGCTCAGCGCAGCCCCTTTCTGAGGGCAACTGCTGTTTTCTAGGGAGCCAAGCCCTGTGGGAGACCTCAGGTGCCTGGCACCGCCCCGGTGCCGGGGCCTTGGGCAACGCCATTGGCCTGAGGGGAGATGCCCCAGGACTTGCCCCACACCTTCAAAGaggcaagagaagcagcaatgacGGTTTCTGCTCCTGTACCTGCACAaaggtgtcctggggggctggagcacacaggaaccaaaacaccctgcagagtcctgcagagctgctggacgATCTCTGCAGGTCCATGGCAGCCCCTGAAGGGAGAAGAGCGCAGGTGACTGCAAAAGGCCCAGGCTCAGAGCACCTGGTGGTTGCAGGCAACTACTaaggctgcctgccagccccacagccagcagcgcACGCTTGGAGGTGccccaggagaaggaggggatCCCCGTGCCCCACGCCCCTCCCGGCTGCACAAAGAGAAGGTCTGCGGGTGCTGGGAGACAGCAAGCCCcctggggaagagctgcagaCCCAAGCCGAGGCCGCGCTGCGTGGACAGCCCGTCCGCTCGCTTTTGTTCCCCAGCAAAGCTCAGCGgagagggagagggcagaaatGCTGCCAGGGGCACCAGCGAGGGGTCCGACGGCAGGGCTgggcccagctctgccacagtcaCGCTCTTGGGCGCCGTGGTTTCGTTCAATCTCCCTACGCTTTGTCGAGCAGAGTCTGCAGCGCAGCCTCCTTTTGGGAGCACTGAGCAGGAGTTCAGTGCGATgagagccctgcctgcctgcgtcCATCCGTACCTGCCTCTTTCAGAGCCCAGTCAGACATCTGCGTGCTTGCAGACATTGCCTCTCTCATTAGCCGAACTTCCTGGAAAGACACATGGGAGCAGGGGAAATGACCACAGGTCCCTTGGCCAGGGCAAGGGGCTTTAGAGCGGAGAAGCtcgaccagcagcccctggcaggggaTGGCTGTGTGGGGTGAGCAGGAAAAGCCCACCAAGTGGCCCAGGAAGGGCCTTGCCCGTCCCAGCCCTCTTTCCCAAAGTGCAGCATCACCTCCTTGCTAGCATCAATCTCTGCAGCCAGGCGCCTGATCTCCTTCCTCAGGAGTTCCATTGCTGGGGATTGTTCCCTGCAGTCACCAGGAAAGCAGATCTCGTCAGAGCGCTGCCCAGCCCCTCCCAGAGCCTCCAAgctcagggagagcagagagaggggcgctcgagcccccttttctttccctggtttGTAAGCGCTTCCCTCCCCCTCCGGGTTGAGCCAAAGGCCCAGGCAGGAGCGAAAGGCATGAGCCCTGGGCACAGTGCAAGGGAAGGCAAATAGCACGGGCTCATCTGCCGCTAGCCCGCCaaaggtgctgcaggtgaggagagaggagagggctctTACCGTAGGGACCACAGGTTGGCTGATGCCTGCCCCAGCGGCACCTGAAAGAGAAAGGCTCTCCCTTTGAGTCCCCGAGCTGCCGGGGCTTTCCAGAGCCGGTGGCTCTAGGAaggcacagcagaagctgctgctggttcTCTGGGTCACTGCCTGGAACCGGAGCGCTGGGCCATTTCCCCACCCACCGCCAGCAGGGCTCCTCCGTGGGCCtttcctgtcccacagcagcagtCACTGACCTGTGCCACATCCTCTGCCCCCTGCATCCACATGAGCTGCAGGATCCCGCAGCAGGAACCAACTGTAATTCACATGAGCAAGAGAGAGTTGTTTTAGGAGGGTTTCTGACAATGCTTGGAGTCCCGCGGTCTCCTCCCCGAGCACAGTGGCAAGAGGCTGGCTGAGGACACGGGGCAAGGGTGCAGAGAGAGGTTGCGGCTCCAAGAAGGGAGCCTCTCTCTCCCTGGGCCTcggggctctgcacagccctgcttCCCGGGCACGCTGGCCGCCCCACAGCTACGCCCCATTTCCCCTCCCCGCTCTGCGCGTAGGGAGCATCTGGGGAGCTCCCTGAGCTGCAGACATGGGAGGCTGGAAAGGCCCCACTAGCTCCTCTCCCCACTATCTCCCTGTGAACTTAAGCTCACACTCCCTGCCTCTGTGCCTCCGCTGGCAGCAGACAAAGACTCACCGAGAGCACCTATGATCATCACGAAGATTGCAAAGATCCCCTTCTTGCTCGAGGTGACGATCTCttgcctgaaaaagagggagTTCTGAGCTTAGCAGTGGCCAAGGGCAGAGCCCTGCACGAGGGGACCTTCTCTTCCAAGCCAAGGAGCAGGAATTTTGGAGGAGACAGGGCCTGCTGGTGGGGAGCACCGCCAGCCTCCCCCTGCTCGCCCTGACCCACTGTCACCCCTCGTCTCCGTG
Encoded proteins:
- the LOC141736530 gene encoding sperm-associated antigen 4 protein-like, producing the protein MRSPLSLLFSKLDKASAAPHRTCLSALSPALLPSSGRIQGPSHPSEVMGAQNGTEYSSCRIRHLFFFNFMPLMIAQCFRLSRSLHKAFHPSRESTAPPSLVSSAMNRKGLVFGLPAAVDAVQGCLSTGISTLQEIVTSSKKGIFAIFVMIIGALVGSCCGILQLMWMQGAEDVAQVPLGQASANLWSLREQSPAMELLRKEIRRLAAEIDASKEEVRLMREAMSASTQMSDWALKEAGAAMDLQRSSSSSAGLCRVFWFLCAPAPQDTFVQLDALPGYCWPFQGSWSEVLIRLPTQITPIAITIQHTAKMASALGTVSSAPRDFTVSGLDEEGEQETLLGTFTYTLQKGPNQTFPLQNGIPRGFRFLKLGIRSNWGKPGYTCIYRVQVHGKIVGRKAVGQTPV